In the genome of Mycobacterium sp. 3519A, the window CCGACGCTGATACCGGCGATCGAGTCGGGATGGGTGGAGTCGGTTCACTGCTTCGGCGGTGAGGCCGGTATGGAGCGGTACACCGCGGCCAGGCCGGACATCTTCTTCACCGGCCGGGACGGGTCGCTGCGGTCCAACCGGGTGCTGTGCCAACTCGCGGGACAGTACGCGGTCGACATGTTCATCGGGTCTTCGCTGCAGATCGACCGTGACGCCAACTCGTCGACCGTCACCGACGGCAGGCTCCCTGGCTTCGGCGGCGCGCCGAACATGGGGCACGACCCGCACGGCCGCCGACACTCGTCACCGGCCTGGCTGAGCCTCGCACATGGGGAGTCCTATGCCCTTCGCGGGCGCAAGCTGGTGGTGCAGATCGCCCAGACGTTCCAGAAGGGCGGCATCCCAACGTTTGTCGAAACGCTCGACGCCGTCGAGGTCGGCAAGCACGCCGGGATGCCCATCCCGCCGGTGATGATCTACGGCGACGACGTCAGCCACGTCGTCACCGAAGAAGGTGTGGCGTACCTGTACAAGGCGCCGTCGCTCGCCGACCGGAGGGCGGCGTTGGCCGCGATCGCGGGCGTGACACCCGTCGGACTAGGCGCCGATGCCGCCCGCACCGAACAGTTGCGCCGCGACGGGCTGGTCGCCTTCCCGGAAGACCTCGGAATCGGTGCGCGGCAAGCGGATCGGTCGCTGCTCGCGGCCCGCAGCATCGAGGACCTGGTCGCATGGTCCGGCGGACTCTATGATCCGCCCGCACAGTTCCGGGATTGGTGAGCATGACCACGATTGTCAATCTGTCGAGCGAACAGATCGCCGATACCGCTGTCGACGCCCTGATCGCGGAGGCGGTGCTGACCCCGAAGCCGGGATTGGTGGACGCATCGGGACGGCACAGCCACCCCGACATGAGCCTGGCGATGTTGACCGACTCCGCGCTGTCACTGCGGGAGCCGTTGCGGCAGTGCGCCGATGCGGCACGCACGATGCCATTGGGACCCGATCTGCGGATGCGGATCGGCGTCATCGGTCGCGACGGTGAGCGGCGGATGCTCGACGCGACCGGGGGAGTCAACACGCACCGTGGCGCGTTGTGGGCTCTCGGGCTGTTGTCGGCGGGTGTCGCGGGCAGCGAAAACCTCGCCGACGCAGTCGCTTTCGCCGCGCGGCTGGCGCGGTTGGCGGATCCCGCGAGAGGTCGACGGGCTTCGCACGGCGAACGCGCGAGGGTGCGCTACGGGGCCCGCGGCGCGGAAGGCGAGGCGCAGGACGGCTTTCCGCACGTCGTCGGGCACGGCCTGCCGACGCTGCGGGCATCCCGGATGCGCGGCGAGTCCGCCGACGCCGCAGCGCTCAACGCGCTGCTGGCCATCATGTCAGTGCTCGACGACACCTGTGTGCTGCACCGCGGCGGCGCCCGCGGACTGGCGTTCGCGCAACGGTCAGCCGCCGATGTGCTGCGCAGCGGAGGCTGCGGCAGGCCGGCGGGCCGGCGTCGACTGGAGGTGTTCTGCAGGCAGGCGGCCAGGCTCGGTCTTTCGACGGGCGGCAGCGCCGACCTGCTCGCCGCCACGTTGTTCCTCGACGCGGTGCTGCCGCAAGGAAGCTGATCGCCATGCAGACCCTGTCATACCGGTTCCCCGCCAACAGAACCCTGCGCCAGCGCACGCACATCGGCGTGGTGGCCTCCGGCGACCTCGAGGTGTTGCTCGACCACGCCGCCGACGCCTCCGACGCCAATGTTGCCGAGGTCCGGGTCCGTACCAGTGTCAACGGCTTCGACACGGTTTGGCGCGCCACGCTCGAGCGGTTCTTCACCCACACACCGCTGGCCGGGCGTTGGGAACTCAACGATTTCGGCGCCACACCGGCCGTCGTCACCCTGCGACTGCGGCAGGCCGCGGAGGCGGCGACGTGACGACCGACTGGCAGCAGATCCTCGAGCGGCACAGCTTCCTGGAGGGCGACGCTCTCGAACGCGCGACTGCGCTATTGGATCCGGGCAGCGCCCGGGTGTTGTGCGGCCCGTTCGACCGTCTCGAATCACCGTGGCTGGAACCGCAGGGCATCGTGCCGCAGGCCGACGACGGCGTGGTCGTCGCGTTGGGGACTCTCGGCGGGCAGCCTGCGGTGATCGCCTCCATCGAGCAGCGCTTCCAGGGTGGCGGCACGGGCGAGGTGTCGGGCGCGAAGATCAGCCAGGCTCTGCGACTGGCGGCCGACGACAGTCGGGCGGGCACCCCGACGGCGGCCGTGCTGCTGTTCGAGACCGGCGGGGTGCGGCTGCAAGAGGCCAACCTCGGCTTGAACGCGGTCGCCGAAATCTGTTCGGCGGTCTTGGATCTGCGGCCGCTGGCGCCGGTGGTCGGATTGATCTCCGGTGAGGTCGGTTCGTTCGGAGGGATGAGCATCGCCGCCGGGTTGTGCACCCGCCTGGTGATCACCCCGCAGGGCAGGATCGGGCTCAACGGCCCCGCCGTCATCGAGCAGGAGGCGGGGATCGACGAATTCGATTCGGGCGACCGCGCCCTGATATGGAGCATCGACGGCGGCGAACAACGCGCGGCGACCGGGTTGGCCGACACGCTGGTCGCCGACGACAGCGACCTGATCCGCGCCGCCGTGCTGGACGCCGTCGCGGCCGGCCCGCTTCCGGCAGGCAGCCACCGCAGCGAGCGTCTCGACGCCCTCGGGTCGCGGTTGGCCGGTATCGATCCCCGCAATCCGCCTGCGCCGCAGGATCTTCGGCAGTTGTGGGGATCAGCCTTCGAGGTCACTGAGTCGTTGCAGCCCGCAGCACCCCGCACGGCGACCGGGTCCACCAGTCGCGGCCGTCGCTGGCTGGCCGCGTTGGCCGGCACCGAACCCGTCGCCGTCATCCCGTCGGTCGTCAGGGCCGACACCGCAACCGCCACCTACCTGGCGGTGGTCCCCGATCCGCAGAACCCGTTCCACCGCGCGCGCAACGGTGAAGTCGGGCTGACCGAATCCTGGGCACTGGCAACGGCAGTCCAAAGCGTCATCGCCGCGGACACCGAGCGCGCCATCGTCGCCGTCGTCGACCTGCCCAGCCAGGCGTACGGCCGCATCGAGGAGATGGCGGGCCTGCACCACGCCATCGCCACGGCCGTCGACGCCTATCACCGCGCCCGCAACGCCGGTCACCCGATCGTCGCGATCGTGGTCGGACACGCGCTGTCGGGCGGCTTCCTCGCCCACGGTCTGCAGGCGCAGCAGATCCTCGCGCTCGACGATCCGGGCGTCGAAATCCACGCGATGCACAAGTCCGCCGCCGCCAGGATCACCTTGCGCACCGTCGACGAACTCGACGAGTTGGCGAAAACCATTGTGCCGCTGAGCTACAACGTCAGCGACTGGGCCCAGCTCGGGCTGTGCGACGGCCTGCTGACGGTGTCCGACGCCGACGATCCGACCACGGCCGACATCGAGGCGGTGCGCCGGGCCGTCGACGCCGCGATCGACGCCGCCCGCAGCGGCCCGCGTGACCTGTCGAACCGTCTGGATTCGCCGGGTGCGCTGACCAACCGCAAGGCGTCGAGAGCGATCCGCGACGCGATGTCCGCGCAATGGCACCGGAGCCCACGGCCATGACGGCTCCGCGGCCCCACGACCTACTGCGCATCACCTCGGCGGCGCAGTTGAGTCGGACGGGTCCGCACTGGGTGAAGTCCGCACTACACGCCGCGCCGTGGGTGGTGGTGCGCCGGGCCCGATGCGCTGCGGGGTATTTGCCGGTGGGGGTCCGCGGGCATGGCCGCGCACGCCGCCACGCAACATTCATCGAATCCTCCTGCATCGCAGAGGTGCTTCGCCCTACTGACCTCGTCGGCCGCATCGACGAACTGCCCGACGTCGCCGTCAAACACGCCCTCGCGGAGGTCACCGCGCTGCTCGCGCCGACCGGAATGCGCTGGGGACCTGGCGGCAGCGTCGGATTCACCTTGGCGACAAGGATTTGCGCGGTGACACGCAGCAGCGACCTCGACGTGGTCTTGACCGTGGACGAGGTGCCGCCCCTCGCGATGCTCGCCGAAATGAGGGAATCGTTTCGCAGGCTGCCCGCGCGGGTGGACTGCCAACTGGATCTACCGATCGGCGGAGTCGCACTCGACGATTTGCTCGGCCCCGCCGGGGTGGTGCTGGTGCGCACTGCCGACGGACCGGTACTGCAAAACCTTTGCCGGGAGGCATCGTGATCGCGTTCCTGTACCCGGGCCAGGGCGCCCAGCAGGCGGGCATGTTGGCCGCGCTGCCGGACAGCCCAGCGGCCCGAAGCACGCTCGACGAAGCGACAGCGCTCGTCGGGTCGATCCGCGACCTGGACACCGCCGAGGCGTTGGCGTCCACCACGAACGCGCAACTGGCGCTGTTGATCTGCGGGGTGGCGACAGCACGAACGCTGACCGACGACCACGGCGTGCGCCCCGATGTGGTGGCCGGGCACTCGGCCGGGGCGTTCGCCGCCGCGGTCGGGGCCGGGGTGCTCACGTTCGCCGAAGCGGTTGCCGCCGTGCGTGTTCGGGGCGACGCCATGGCGCAGGCCTGCGAAGCCGGGCAGTGGGGGATGGCCGCCCTCACCGGCTTGCGGTTGCGGGCGGTCCGCGACCTGGTCGACTCGCAAACCGACCCGTTGTGGATCGCCAACATCAACGCCGTCGACCAAGTGGTGCTCGGCGGCACCGTCGCCGCGTTGGACAGCGCCAGGCAGGCCGCCCAGCGCGCAGGCGCCCGCCGGTTCGAGATGCTCGACGTCGCCGTCGCGTCACACGGCCCGATTCAATCCGACACCGCACACGCGGTGACACAACAACTTTCGACAACCCCACGCAGAGAGCTGTGCGCGGCGTACATGACGAACGTCGGCGCGCGCAGGATTCGGCACGATGCGGCCGCCGTGCTCGACGACCTCGCCGCGGCCGTGATGCATCCGGTGCGCTGGTTCGACATCGTCCGCATGCTGCCGGAACTCGGTGTCGTCGCGACCGTCGAGATGCCGCCGGGCGACGTGTTGAGTCGCCTTGTCACCGCGACGACGTCGGCATTGCACGTCTTCAGCGTGACCGAGAGCGGCGTCGGCCCGATCAGCGCGCGGTTGCGGTCACCGCTGTTCGGTGTGGTCCCACAACCCCAGCATGGTGTCGAGGATCTCCTCGGCCCGACCTAAGCCGGCCAGGTGGCTTTCGCCGGGCAGGTGAGTCAACTGCGCATCGGGCAGCCGCGACACCACATGCTGGCCGTGCTCGAACGGAACGATGTGGTCGCGGTCGCCGTGCCACCAACGAATCGGCACCTTCACCTCGTCGAGCCGGAAGCCCCAGTCCCTGGCGAACACCACGACGTCGGCGAACGGCGCCGCGAGTTGTTTGCGACTGCCGTTGAGCAGGTCGTCGAGGAACATCGCCTTGAACTCGGGCCGGACCAACAGCTGACGGTCGGCCTCGGGCGAGACGCTGGCGTACGCGTACAGCGCAGGTTCGGCAACCGGCCGGATCAACCGGATCAACGTGCTGGCGGCCAACCGAAGCGGCGCCCCCGCGATCCGGACCACCGGTGCGGCCGCCGAAATCAACGTCGAGATGCCGCCGCTGACCGCATCCGTCCCCCGCACCGGGGCCACCCCGCCGAGCACACCGGCGGCCACCACGCGCTCGGGCATCGCGGCGGCGCAGGCCAGCGTGTACGGCCCGCCGCCGGACAGGCCGATGACCTCGAACTTGTCGATGCCCAGCGTGTCGGCGATGGTCCGAAGGTCCTCGGCGAACGCGAAGACCGTGTCGTACTGGAACGGGGTCGACGAGCCGATGCCCGGTCGGTCGACGCCGATCAGCCGGATCCGCCGCTGTTCGGCGTAGACGCGGGCCTCCATCGGGATCTGCCTGCGGGCGCCCGGCGTGCCGTGCAGCCAGAACACCGCGCGGCCCTGAGGGTCGCCGAACTCGGCGAACCCGATCTGGCGATCATCACCGACGGCGATGGTGCCTTCCAGCTTCGGGCGGGCGATTGCGACAGCCATGGCATGAGTGTCTCATCACGCCGATCGGAACAGATACGAGCCCACTGTCGTGACCCGACCGCCCAACCCCTCGTCGTACAACACCGTACGGACGGCGACGGTGCCGTCGGCGCCGGTCATCGGCTCGGTTTCGACGCG includes:
- a CDS encoding malonate decarboxylase holo-ACP synthase, translated to MTAPRPHDLLRITSAAQLSRTGPHWVKSALHAAPWVVVRRARCAAGYLPVGVRGHGRARRHATFIESSCIAEVLRPTDLVGRIDELPDVAVKHALAEVTALLAPTGMRWGPGGSVGFTLATRICAVTRSSDLDVVLTVDEVPPLAMLAEMRESFRRLPARVDCQLDLPIGGVALDDLLGPAGVVLVRTADGPVLQNLCREAS
- the mdcC gene encoding malonate decarboxylase acyl carrier protein, producing the protein MQTLSYRFPANRTLRQRTHIGVVASGDLEVLLDHAADASDANVAEVRVRTSVNGFDTVWRATLERFFTHTPLAGRWELNDFGATPAVVTLRLRQAAEAAT
- the mdcD gene encoding biotin-independent malonate decarboxylase subunit beta, producing MTTDWQQILERHSFLEGDALERATALLDPGSARVLCGPFDRLESPWLEPQGIVPQADDGVVVALGTLGGQPAVIASIEQRFQGGGTGEVSGAKISQALRLAADDSRAGTPTAAVLLFETGGVRLQEANLGLNAVAEICSAVLDLRPLAPVVGLISGEVGSFGGMSIAAGLCTRLVITPQGRIGLNGPAVIEQEAGIDEFDSGDRALIWSIDGGEQRAATGLADTLVADDSDLIRAAVLDAVAAGPLPAGSHRSERLDALGSRLAGIDPRNPPAPQDLRQLWGSAFEVTESLQPAAPRTATGSTSRGRRWLAALAGTEPVAVIPSVVRADTATATYLAVVPDPQNPFHRARNGEVGLTESWALATAVQSVIAADTERAIVAVVDLPSQAYGRIEEMAGLHHAIATAVDAYHRARNAGHPIVAIVVGHALSGGFLAHGLQAQQILALDDPGVEIHAMHKSAAARITLRTVDELDELAKTIVPLSYNVSDWAQLGLCDGLLTVSDADDPTTADIEAVRRAVDAAIDAARSGPRDLSNRLDSPGALTNRKASRAIRDAMSAQWHRSPRP
- a CDS encoding triphosphoribosyl-dephospho-CoA synthase — protein: MTTIVNLSSEQIADTAVDALIAEAVLTPKPGLVDASGRHSHPDMSLAMLTDSALSLREPLRQCADAARTMPLGPDLRMRIGVIGRDGERRMLDATGGVNTHRGALWALGLLSAGVAGSENLADAVAFAARLARLADPARGRRASHGERARVRYGARGAEGEAQDGFPHVVGHGLPTLRASRMRGESADAAALNALLAIMSVLDDTCVLHRGGARGLAFAQRSAADVLRSGGCGRPAGRRRLEVFCRQAARLGLSTGGSADLLAATLFLDAVLPQGS
- a CDS encoding acyltransferase domain-containing protein translates to MIAFLYPGQGAQQAGMLAALPDSPAARSTLDEATALVGSIRDLDTAEALASTTNAQLALLICGVATARTLTDDHGVRPDVVAGHSAGAFAAAVGAGVLTFAEAVAAVRVRGDAMAQACEAGQWGMAALTGLRLRAVRDLVDSQTDPLWIANINAVDQVVLGGTVAALDSARQAAQRAGARRFEMLDVAVASHGPIQSDTAHAVTQQLSTTPRRELCAAYMTNVGARRIRHDAAAVLDDLAAAVMHPVRWFDIVRMLPELGVVATVEMPPGDVLSRLVTATTSALHVFSVTESGVGPISARLRSPLFGVVPQPQHGVEDLLGPT
- a CDS encoding alpha/beta fold hydrolase; the encoded protein is MAVAIARPKLEGTIAVGDDRQIGFAEFGDPQGRAVFWLHGTPGARRQIPMEARVYAEQRRIRLIGVDRPGIGSSTPFQYDTVFAFAEDLRTIADTLGIDKFEVIGLSGGGPYTLACAAAMPERVVAAGVLGGVAPVRGTDAVSGGISTLISAAAPVVRIAGAPLRLAASTLIRLIRPVAEPALYAYASVSPEADRQLLVRPEFKAMFLDDLLNGSRKQLAAPFADVVVFARDWGFRLDEVKVPIRWWHGDRDHIVPFEHGQHVVSRLPDAQLTHLPGESHLAGLGRAEEILDTMLGLWDHTEQR